The Chlorobaculum sp. MV4-Y genome contains the following window.
CCACAATTTCGCCTATTACGGAACCGGCAGTAAAGCCAATGAACTTGCGGAAGCGCATGACCGGGAAATAATCAACACCTGCTTTGAATCGAAATTGACGAACAAAAAGATCACTCAGTTTTATTCCTATACGACTGATCCCGATGATTTCAAAAAATCCCGATGGAGCTGGTGTGGCCGCTACGCAATTCCCGTTGGTCTGCTGACGGCGCTCGATCTCCAGAGGCTAGAAAAAAGCGCTCCGTTAACGGGAGTGCCGATAGCCTACGCCACCAGCATCAGTCAGCAGCATCTGAAAATCGATGATCTGCGAATGGGCGAGACGGCGATTGCTTCGCCGAGGCATTGGGTTGGGTATGCGGCGGTTGGATTTAAATAAGTATTCAGTGCTGCTAATGGGTTTTCTCACGATGGGGTAGAGTATGAGGAGATACATGCCTTTGAAGTAAAAGGCGTGAGCTGAAGAGTATTTTCTGAAATTTCGGTATTTTAGAATGATTTTATTTTGAGTGATAACTCAGAATGAAAATTTTTATCTCTTTATTTAATATGAGTTTAGAACAAAATATAGGATATGTTGCAAAAAGTATAAGTGTTCTTTTTGCTGCTTCATTTTTATTGTCATTTGTTTATGATTGAGGTTATCTGTTCTCCATTGGATTGGATTTTGCCTCTATTCCAACAAGTTTAAATGACCATATTAGGAGCGCATTGGTCTGGATGCCAAAAGCATTGTTTTTGATATTTATTGGTATTTTCAATGAGTTGATCAATCAGCGAGTTGAACAAGGTATGACAGAAGAGGAGATAGTTTTTACCTCAAGAAAGCCGAGCTTTGTTAGAAAATTCCGTAAAAGTCCTATTCTTTTTATTCGTTTTTTGTCTGTTTCGCTTTTTGCCTCATTCTTACTTTTTTGCGATTTATTTGCTGCTTCGTTATTATTGGCTATGCCGATCATTTGGGTTAATGTGAGTCGTTGGTTGCGTGATGCGCCATGGATACAAAAAAGAAGAAAGGAAGGATTTATATTTTTGTTTAAATGGTTGCCAATAGTTATTGTTGTGGTATTTTTTTATGGATATAATAATGCGGTTGTAGATACTAATAAAAATTATGCTGGTGTTGAAGTTGTTGATGATGTTTCTGCGCGGCCAGTCTTGGTAAATGAACTAAGGTTTTACGAAAAAGGAATGCTTTCAATAGATTCGAAAAAAAGTACATATCTTTTTTGCTTTGGGAAAAGGTGAGATATATTAAATATAAAAATCAATATAAACAGTTTGTGGAGCTGGTTGGGAATTGGATAAATAAGGATATGTTAAGAAATAATTATCCTTCTGATAAAAGGCAATAAATTGATTTTTAACTTCAATATATGCTCGCTTGAGCTTTCGCCATTCAGTGGAATTTGTTCTTATCCCCGCTTCAGATTCCTGAAAATCTTCAGTGTTGCTTCGGAGAGGTTGAGGGTGTAGAAGTGGATGCCTTTGACTTTGTGATCCAGCAGTTCCTGCACCTGGTTGGTGGCCCATTCGATGCCGATTTCAGCAACCTCTTTGTCATCGGCAGCTTCGAGCACTTTGCGGAGCAGCTTTGACGGGATTCTTGAGCCAAGGGCGAGTTCGCCCATGCGGATCATGCCTTTCTTTGTCATGATCGGCATGAGGCCGGGGATGACCGGCACGGTGATGCCCGCCAGCTCGCAGCGCTCGACGTAGTCGAAGTAGTCGCGGTTGTCGAAGAAGAGCTGCGTGACGATGTAGTCCGCTCCCGCGTCAACCTTCTCCTTGAGGAATTCAAGCTCCTTCATGCGGTTCGGCGTCTCTGGGTGGCCTTCGGGGAAGCCTGCCACACCGATGCCCATTTCGGGGAAGTTCACCTTGATGAATCGCACCAGGTCGATGGCGTGCGGGAAATCCTTGATTGCCTCTTCAAGCGTGGGAATGTCGGCTGGTTTGTCGCCGCGCAAGGCCAGCACGTTCTTGATGCCGTGCTCCCTGTAGTTTTGCAGGACGCTTTCGATTTCGCTCTTCTCCGCGCCGATGCAGGTCAGGTGCGAAACGACTGTCAGGCCGGTCTCCTGCTGGATGCGGGTGACGAGATTGTGCGTGCGTTCTCGCGTTGAACCGCCTGCGCCGTAGGTAACACTGACGTACGAGGGATCGAGAGGGGAGAAGTTCGAGATGGTTTCAAAGAGTTTGTCCCAGTCTTCCTGTTTTTTCGGAGGGAAAAATTCCAGGCTGAATACCGGTTCGGTTCGTGCGTCGAGAATCTCTTTGACAAGCATCCGGGTGTGATTTTTTACTGGTTGAACAGAAAATGACCGGAATATACTAAATTATGCGGTTGCATAACTCCTGAAATAACCGCCATAAACCCCTGATTATGCGGTATTTCCTTTCGGCCTATCCCGCAGTGCGACTGCTTGCCTGTGCTGTTGCGGGGATCATGGCCGCCATTTTTTTGCCTGTTGCCCCCATTGCCTGGTTTGCCGTCGCGATTGCGTCGTGTATCATGACGGCGTTGCTGCTTTTCGTCAGTCGCAAACGGCATCCAGTGGGTACGGTTTCCCTGTTTTCAGCGGCATGTTATCTGATGGCGGTGTTCAGCGTGTTCGCGTTTCATGCCTCAGCATCATACCGGCTCACGTCGTCACCGTCGCTGCTTTCATGGGTTGGGCGGGATGTGATTCTTTCCGGGATCGTCGATGGCCGCCCGGTTGACAGAAATGACCTTGTCACCATGCGGTTGCGGGTGAGCGAGGTGTTTGACGATGGCCGGACGACAACCGTTTCTGACAGGGCGAAGGTTGTCGTCCGGATGCCTGGAGACGAGGAGATGCGGTTTCAGGAGGGCGATTTTGTCAGGGCGAAGGGGCGGCTCGCTCTGATTCCTGTGGCGGCGAACAGGGGAGAGTATGACCCGCGTTTTCAGAATCGGCTGAAGGGAATTCATGTCCAGATTTTCTGTGCAGGGCCGTGGCAGGTGCTCCGGGAACCCCCGAAGCCGGGCTTTTCAGTGGTGCAAAGCATCGTCAATCCCGTTCGCAACTATCTCAATTCGGCAATTGACCGCAACTTTCCCGAGGGTGGCGCGCGGTACTTCATCAAGGGCATGGTGCTTGGCGAGCGCGAGCTGATGCCGGAAGAGCTGTACGAAGCATTCCGGCGAACCGGTACGGCGCACGTGCTGGCCGTTTCGGGTTTGCACGTGGCGCTTTTGGCCTATGCGGTGAATCTTTGCCTGCAACGCCTGAAGGTCACGGAGGCCGGACGCTGGCTATCGCTCTTTATCATTGTCGCGGTGATCGGCCTCTACAGCTTCGTGACCGGCAACGCCCCCTCGATCAAACGCGCCTCCGTCATGACGGCTGTGATCATTGCTGGCGGCACGATCGGACGCAAAAGTTATCCGGTGAACTCTCTGGCTGTCGCCGACCTGCTTATCCTTCTGTTCGACCCTTTTGACCTCTTGACGCCCGGATTTCTGATGACAAACGGCGCTGTGCTCGGTATTCTGACCATCTATCCGCGCTTGTCAGGCATCGTGCCGGATGGCAAAGGGGTGCTGCAGCGTTTCGGGCATTGGCTGTGGAGCGCCTTTAGTGTTAGCCTTTCGGCCATGATCGGTGTCAGCCCAGTGATCGCATGGTATTTCGGCACCTTTTCCCCGTCGGGCATTGCGGCCAACCTGCCGGTGGTGCTCTTTTCGACGCTCGCCATGTACGCCTCGTTTCCGATGTTCCTGTTTCACGGTTTCGCCAGCGGGATCGCTTCGCTTTTCGGCGCGGCATCATGGTTTTTCGCGCGTCTTGCCCTGTCATGCGCGGAGCTTTTCAGCCGTCTGCCGCTGGCCAGCGTGGAGGTGCGGCCTGGGGTGCTTGATGTGGCGGTGTTTTATCTCACCTTCGCGTTCGCTTTTTATGCGCTCGTCAAGAGGACGTGGGGACGACTCGCGGTTTTCGTTCTTGTCGGGATGAATGTTCTGCTCTGGAATCAAGTGCTCAGGCCGGTGCAGACGCCACCGCAGGTGGTGACAGTCAATGTTGGCCGGGAGGTCGCGGTGCTTTTTTCTGCGGGCGGCCAAACCTGCCTGGTCGATGCCGGACGGCGCGAGGGGAGCTGGGAGAGAATCCGTCAGCAGGCGAGTGTCTGGAATCTGGCAACACCGGTTTCGGTGGCAAGCCTCTTTTCTCCGGGCTCAGTGATACAATCCCTGCCGGTTTCGCCATTTCCGACTGCCTCAGGTGCCGCTCCTCACCGGAGTTTCGTTATCAGAATGCTGGATGCCAAGGTACTCAGAATCGACAGCAAGACGCACTCGTTGCTGCTTGTTTCGGGGCTGAAACGGCTCGAAAAGCAACGGGCGGATGGTGCCGATGTGGTGTTCTGGGTCTATCGTTTCACTGGAAAGGAGTGGCATCGGCTTGATGCGTGGATAGCAGAAACCAGACCACGCAGGATGCTACTCGTGCCGGGGCCATTCATGACCGCCGCGCAACGCGAATTGCTGAATCGCTATGCCGCCTCAAGGCAACAGGTCGAGGTGCGTTCAAGGAGCAGGCAGACGGTGTGGTATTAAATATTTTCCCGGCTGAAGAGGTCAGGCGCGGCGAGGGTGTCGATGATTTTGATGACGTCAGGCGAGAGGCCGGGCGGATTGATTTTGCGGAGCACCGAGGCGAGGGTGGCGATTTTGCCCTCGATCGGCAGGAACTTGTTGACCACGACGATCATGTTCTCCTTGACCCGGCAGTCACCTCCGACGAAACTGCCCTTTTCATACCTGATTTTGTGCCCGGTCGAGACCAGAGCTTCCTCGAGCAGATCGAGCTGTTTCTGTTTTTTTCATATCGCGCTTCTCTTCCGGCCGTTCAGTTCAGTCGCATTGCAAAAAGTATTTGAGCACCGGGGCCGCGTGCAGTGCCTGGATCATCCCTCCGTCGAAAACGATCTCACGCAGGCGGTCGAGCGGCGTCAGGTGCACCGTAATCTCCTCGGTCGGATCTAGGTGCTGCATTCCGGACAGGCTCACGCCTTCAGCGAGGAACGAGTAGGAGATGTTGTTCTGAAGAGCAGGATTTGCACTCAATTCCATCAACGGCGTCCACGTTCCGCCGCTGTAGCCGGTCTCTTCATGCAGCTCCCGTTTTGCCCCGTCGAGCGGCGATTCTCCCTCATCGAGCACTCCGGCGGGCAGCTCCCACGACACCTCGCCGAGGCCGTGGCGGTACTGGCGGATGAGCACTGCATGGCGCTCTTCGGTGATCGCCAGCACATTCACCCAATGGGGGAACTCTTGCACGTAATAGTCGTCGATTGTTCTGCCGCTTGTAAGCCGCACGCGATCCTGCCGCACGGTGAGCCACGGTCTCCGGTGCAGGTAGGTCGATTCGAGTACCTCCCAGTGCTCAGGATCGTTGTCGAAACGCTGGCTCATCCGCGCATTCTCGGGTCGAGGGCGTCGCGGATGCCGTCGCCGATGAGGTTGAAGCAGACCACGGTCGAGAGGATCGCCACGCCGGGGAAGGTTGAAATCCACCAGTGGTTCAGCAGGCTGTCGCGCCCCTCGTTGATGATGTTGCCCCAGCTTGGCGTTGGCGGTTGCACGCCGAGGCCAAGGAAGGAGAGGCCCGCTTCAGTCAGAATAATGCTGCCGATGCGCAGCGTGGCGGCCACGATGACCGGCGTCAGCGTGTTGGGCAACAGGTGGCGGAAGATGATGCGCAGGTTGGAAAGTCCGAGCGATTTGGCCGCCAGAATGAACTCCTGCTCCTTGAGCGAGAGCACCTGCCCGCGAACGATACGAGCCACACCCATCCAGCCGGTGAACGAGAGCGTGATGACGATCAGGTAGATCGAGTTGCCGAAAGTGGCGATGATGATGAGGATGAGGAAGAGCGCCGGGAAGGCGATGAGCACATCGACGATGCGCATGAGCGTGTTGTCCACCCAGCCGCCGAAATAGCCCGACGAGATGCCGATGACCGTGCCGAGCGAGACCGAGATGAGGACGACGAGAAAGCCGATGGAGAGCGAGATTCGCGAGCCGTAGATCACGCGGCTGAAGATGTCGCGTCCATACTGGTCGGTGCCGAGCAGAAAAGTTTTCGTGACGGCGTAAACCGGTTTTTCGCTGTTTCCGGAAACGTTGACGAGCTGATCGAGCGGCAGGCTTTTTTCCCGCATTCCTTGCCGGTAGAGCACCTCGTTGCCTTCGATGCGGTAGCTGTTCACGAACTTCAGGTTATGCTCCTCGTTACGCGACCGGAGCTTCTGGCTGTCGAGAATCAGGATGTTTGCTGCATTGGATGCCATGTCGCTGCCGGTGCGAAGCGGAATGACCATCGTCCGGTGCTGGCGAAGCACCAAGGCGTCAAGGCGCGTCAGTGGTGGCTGATAGGCGGTGACCAGGAAGTCCTGCTGGTCGTAGGGGCTGAAAGGCGAAAGCAGCGGCGCGAGGAAGGCGACCGAGTAGAGCACGAAGATCACCATCGATGCCGCCACCGAAATGCCATTGCGCTTGAAGGAGATCATGCCGAGCTGCCAGAGGCTCGCTTCACCGGATTGAGATTCATCTTTCTCTCTGAGCCCCTTGCGGTACGAACGCACGGAAAAGCGCAGGAGCAGGAAGGGAACAATGATGAGGTAGAGTGCAGCGATCCAGAATTCGAGGGTTTCAATTGTGAATATCTGGCTGAAGTTGGTTGGCGACAAAACAAGAAGCGTCACGCCTGCGGCCAGCGAGCGAAAGCTGATGATGACGAGGTCAAGTCTCGCCGCGAGAAGGGCGAAAAACGCCAGCGTCGCCAGCAGGTAAAAGAGGCCCAAAGAGCGTTTGCCTGCGCCCAGAAGGCCGAGTCCCGGCACGATTCGGTAGAGTATCGGCATGGATGATTCACTTGCTCGTTGCGTGACCATCGGGAATAGATGAATGGATTAGTCTCAAAGTATCCTCAAAGTACCCAAAAAACGACACTTGCTGCACGATTGCAAACGGCAATCCGTAAAAAAAGCCGCCTTTTCAAAAAAGGCGGCTTTTTTTCAATTTGCAAACCGTTCGAAGGCGAATCAGGCCTCAGCGGTGGCTCCTTCAGCAGCGGCTTCAGCCTCTTTCCTCGGAGCTACAACTGATACCACTGATGCGTCGGCATCACCGAGAATCTGGATGCCTTCCGGTGCGATTGCCTGAAGATCGCGAATATGCAGGGTCTGGCCCAGTTCGAGAACGGAGACATCGATGGTGAAGTGCTCCGGCATAGCTTCAGGTTTGCCCTTCAGGGGCAGGGTGTGTACGTTGATCTGGAGCTTGCCGCCACCGATCTTCACGCCAGGGCACTCGCCTTCGAGGTGGATTGGCACCTCCATTTCGACTACTTCATCAGCCGAGAAGAGCTGGAAGTCGGCGTGAATGACGCGATCGGTCACCGGGTCGAACTGCACGTCCTTGATGAACGAGCGGACAGACTTTCCATCAGGGTACTGAAGGTCGATCATGTGCGACTCAGACGAGTGAACAAGCTTGTTGAGGCTGATTTCCTCGACGCTGATGGCAACGGTGGCTTCTCCTTTATGGTAAACAACGGCTGGCACCTGGCCCTGACGGCGCAGCTTTGCAGCCTCGTTTTTCTTCACTTCGCGAAGGTTGACAGACAGTGCTCTTGTTTCCATGCTATTTCCTCTGGTTCCTTTAACAGTTAACGCTTGTATTAATGGTGATTGGTAATTTTTTGCGAGATGTTCTTGCTGTCGAACAGATAGCTGACCGACTCTCCGTCATAGATTCTCTTGATAGCCTCGCCGAACAGGTTGCTGATGGTGACGGTTTCGATTTTTGGGCAGTAGTCATGCTCGCTGACCAGCGAGTCGGTGACGATCACCTTTTCGAACACCGAGTTGTTGATGCGCTCAATAGCCGGTCCGGAGAGAATCGGGTGAGTGGCCGCGGCGTAGATTTTCAGACCGCCCGCCTCCTTGATCGCCTTGGCGGCGTTGACGATGGTGCCTGCCGTGTCGATCATGTCATCGACGAGCAGCACGTTCTTGCCTTTCACATCACCAATGATATTCATCACTTCAGCCACGTTCGCTTTCGGTCGGCGTTTGTCAACGATGACCAGCTCGGTGCCGAGTTCAGAGGCGAACTTGCGGGCAAGCTTGACGCCGCCTACGTCCGGCGAAGCCACGACGAGGTTGTCGGCAATATCCATGTTCTTGACATGGTCGATCAGCACCACGCTCGAATAGAGGTGGTCGAACGGAATATCGAAAAAGCCCTGAATCTGCGGAGCGTGCAGGTCCATGGTCAGGATCCTGTCGGCGCCCGCCTGCGTGAGCAGGTTCGCCACGAGCTTGGCGGTGATGGCCACGCGCGGCTTGTCCTTTCTGTCTTGACGGGCATAACCGTAATAGGGCAGGACGGCCGTGATTCTGTATGCTGAAGAGCGCTTGGCGGCGTCGATCATGATGAGCAGTTCCATCAGATTGTCAGCCGGGGGATTGGTGGACTGAATGATGAACATATCCGAGCCTCTGATCGACTCGAAGTAGTTGACCGAAATTTCGCCGTCCGAGAAGTTTTCCGCCTTAGCATCGCACAGCGGCATGCCGAGATAATCGGCAATTTTTTCCGCAAGTTCCGGATTGCTGCGTCCCGCGACTATTTTGATTGGTGTTTCCATCGCTCACTGCTTTTTCTGATGAAACGAATTATATTACGCCTCCATCTTCGGTTACCGGGTACGGCGCTCAGTGTGTCGCAACCGGAACGGTAAAAGGATTCAGAATATAGCAAAACGGATTAAAATTATAAGTAAATTTTCTGGCTGACCTTGTCAGTGTGTAGATCATGAAGATTGCAGATATCAAAGCCTTTCTCGGGCGTTACTTCGATCCGGTCGAGCTGGTCGGCGCGGGTGACATCGAAATCACCGGGCCAGCCAAAATTGAAGAGGCCTCGGCGGGCCAGGTCAGTTTTGTGGCCAATGAGAAGTATTACCGTCACATCGCCCAGACCGGCGCTTCGCTCGTTATTGTTGACCAGAAGGCTCCTCTTGACGACGCACCGGCAGGCGTGAGCTTCCTGAAAGTGCCGGATCCCTACACTGCTTTCGTGTTTATTCTCCAGCACTTCTCCGGCAAGCGGCGCATCGCGGCTCTCGGTGTCGCCGCCTCGGCTTCGATTGCCCCGTCGGCCCGGCTCGGCGAAAATGTCACCGTTGGCGAGCACGCTGTTATCGGCGAGCAGTGCGTCATCGGCAGCGATACGGTGATCGGCCCCGGCACGGTGCTTATGGACGGTGTGACTGTCGGCTCCGGATGCACGATCTTTCCGCTGGTGACGATTTACGACGGTACCGTGATCGGTGACCGGGTGACGATTCACAGCGGTACGGTCATCGGGGCGGATGGTTTCGGCTTCGCCCCGCAGAAGGACGGCTCCTATATTAAAATACCGCAGATGGGCACGGTCGAGATTGGCGACGATGTCGAGATCGGTGCGAATACGACCATTGACCGTGCGACGATGGGCACGACGGTGATCGAAAAGGGGGCGAAGATCGACAATCTCGTGCAAATCGCCCATAACTGCCGGATCGGCGGCGACACAGTCATCGCCTCGCAGGCCGGTATTTCAGGCAGCGTCAAGATTGGGCGCCAGTGCCTCATCGGCGGGCAGGCCGGATTTGCGGGCCATCTCGAACTTGCCGATCGCACTTCGGTGGCAGCCAAGGCCGGGATTTCGAAATCATTCCTCGAACCGGGGTTGGCAATTCGAGGTGTGCCGGCACAGCCGATGCGCGATCAGCTCCGGCAGGAGGCGCAGGTGCGGGGGCTTGGCGAAATGAAGTCGAAGCTCGAAGCGCTTGAAGCGAAGTTGCAGGCGTTACAGCAAAAGCTTGGCGAGTGAGGTCTTTACACGCCAGCTCCGGGGTTGATGGTTCTGTGGCAAGGCGGAGTTCCTGTTCTCATCGATACGAACTTTTCCTGACGAGATCAGTTTCAAAATTCAGGGGACAATTGAGCTGTGGATGTCGGCCAGTTTCCGCCTTACGGATTCGCGGGTGGGGCAGTTTACTGTCGATCAGGGTTGCTGTGGCGTTGATGTAGCCGATGTGGCTGAACGCCTGCGGGGAGTTGCCCAGCATTTCCTTGCTGTATGGGTCATACTCTTCTGAAAACAGTCCGAGATCGTTGGCAGCGGCCATCGTTATGCCGAGCAGCTTTTCGCCTTCAGCGATCTTCCCTGACAAGGCGAGGCACTCGATTATCCAGAAATTGCAGAGCAGGAATCGGCCCTCATCTCCTTCGAGTCCGTCATCAGCACGGTAGCGTTTGACGAATCCATTGTCCATGAGATGTGTTCGGCAGGCTTCGATTGTGCCCTGGATGCGGGGGTCGGTTACAGGCAGAAAGTCGACGAGCGGCATGATCAAGAGGCTGGCGTCGGGAATCTCCGTGTCGAAATGCTGGACGAAGGCGTTCAGCTGCTGGCTGAATCCGCGCCTGAGCACTTCGTTTTTGATCTCTTCGCACTCACGAGCCCAGCGTTCGATCGGTGCATCGAGTCTGAACTTGCGGGCGATGGCGATGCCGCGGTCGAGCGCCACCCAGCACATCACTTTCGAATAGACGAAATGGTACGAGCCGTTGCGCGCCTTCCAGATGCCGTCATCCGGCTTGCGCCAGTTTTCGATGGCCATTTCGCAAATACCCCTGAAAAATGACCAAAGCGTGGCGTCGATACTGCCCGAGCATACTCCGCAAGCCGGAGTGCAGCGTCCATGATTTCTCCGTAGATGTCTCACTGCTGCTGGCTGCGCGCGGCGTTGCCGGTTCGGACCGGTCTGGAGTGCCGGTATCCGTCAAGATGATTCAGATGCGTTTCCTGCAGCGGCTCTTCTCCGTGGATCGAATACATAGTCATCAAATCGCGCCTGCCGTTTTTCCGGTAGGTGTCGTGCAGCCAGCGGATGAACGTGTCCGCTTCGCTCGTGTGGCCGAGCGCGAAAAATGCCTTGAGGGTGAACGAGGCGTCCCTGAGCCAGTTGAAGCGGTAGTCCCAGTTGAGCTCTCCGCCGATGCTTTCCGGCAGCGATGTCGTGGCGGCGGCAACGATGGCTCCGGGTCGGCTGAAAGGTGAGCAGTTTGAGGGTCAGGAGCGACAGCGGCTGATCTGCCTGGCTGATCGTGAAGCCCGCCGCCTTTTTCGGCGATCACGCATTCATCGAGTCCGTAGCCAGGGTGCGGCTCAAGAGTCAGTATGAAATCTATTTGGCCTTGATCGACGCGAATGCAGTGATGAATGCCCTGGGGGCGTTCGTGAAACTGCTCTTCTTCAAGCGGCATGAAGTCATGTCATAGAGCGTCGCTTTGCCGTTATCGGTTGTGAACGAGGTGCAAAGAATACAGGTGCCGGACAAGTACTCCCGTTTGGACGAAAAGGCTTCGGCGGGTTTTAGGCTGAAATATCCACCTTTTCGTTCATCAAGCAGGGCCGCGAATACGGTTGGTGAGTCGAAATAGGGTGGCGAGCAATAATCGATCGAGCCGTTCGAGCTGACCAAGGCGGCAGTTCGCATGTTGCCGATCACGCCGTAATCCGAAATATTGCGATCCATGGCCTGGCAGGTTCAACAAGGCATTACGTCTGTGAATCGCATATTATTATGGAATTTGGGCGTTTTTGGGGGGAAAAAGATGGGTGGATGACTGATCGTGAAATTTCGTGCTGTGATCTTCAGCACATGTTTCTCATTTATGCCGCTGGTGTATTTACCTTGAGCATGGCGGTAACTTTTTGCAAGAAAGGCTTGAGCTTGACCGGTTTCAAGAGGCTATCGTTGATGCCGCTTTCTTTGGCAAGTTTCAGCGTCGCATTGTCCAGATTGCCACTCAGCCCGAGTATCGGTATGTCGCGATAGGAAGAGGGCATCGCGCGAATGCGTTGAGCAGTCTCAAAACCGTCGAGCACCGGCATTCTCATGTCGATGACCAGCAGGTCGCAGGGCTGTGACTTCAGAATATTAAGCGCTTCCAGACCGTTGGAAGCTTCGAGAATGGTGATGCCCAGCTTGTTGAGCATCAGCTTGATGACCCTGCGGTTGAAATCGAGATCGTCCGCTACCAGCACTGTCTTGCCCGATAGCGACTCTTTGAGTGTCTCCCGGACCATCTCCAGCGAGCTTTTCATGGCACTCAAGAGTTCGGGCAGGGCTGGTGGCATGGAGATGATGGTAGTTATGCTATTGTTGGCGTTGTCGACCAACGAGTTTGCCGAGGAGCGGCAAACGACAACGGGGATATCTCTACCTTTGTTCTTGACGCTGTTTGCAAGTTTTACTGTGCCAGCTTTTGGCTGACTGATATCCGCAAGAACAAGATCGTAATGCTTTGTCTCGAGCATTTCAAGGGCCTTGTTGTTATCCTCGGCGTTATCCATTCCGATTTTCAGCGGTATGAGCTGTTGACGGATCAATGGCACATATGCTTCGGGAATGGCAACCATGAGCACGTTTTTTCCTGCCAAGAAAGGTGTGTATTCCGCATAGAGGCTCGATTCGAATTTGTTGATTGTCGCCTTGTCGAGAACCGGGAACTCCAGAGCGAACTCCGTGAATTTGCCCACTTCGGATTTACAGGTGATCTGCCCCTTGAAAGATTTCATCACCCTTTGGCAGAACGCCAGCCCAAGTCCTGTGCCGTTTTTTTTGCCCGAAGTGAAGAAAGGCTCGAAGATTCTGGGAAGGATGTTTGGCGGAATTCCAGGGCCGTTATCACGGATGAGAATTTTGTTGACCGATTCCCCTCGCTGGATTGTGATTGCGAGGCGGCCGTCAGGCACCTGCTGAAGAATCTGCAATGCGTTTTCCAGCAGATTGTAAAGCATCAAACTGAAGTTGTTCTCCTCTCCAAGGAATATGAAATCTTCTCCCGGGCTAAGATGAATCATTTGTCGTTCGTGTTCTGAGGCATAGCCATACTCTTCTATGGCTTTTCGTGTTACTGTCATTGCTGACAGGCAAGCCAGATCCTCCCGGGTGACATCAGTATTCCTGAAATTGCCAAGGGTTACTGTGAT
Protein-coding sequences here:
- a CDS encoding glycoside hydrolase family 15 protein, whose protein sequence is MAIENWRKPDDGIWKARNGSYHFVYSKVMCWVALDRGIAIARKFRLDAPIERWARECEEIKNEVLRRGFSQQLNAFVQHFDTEIPDASLLIMPLVDFLPVTDPRIQGTIEACRTHLMDNGFVKRYRADDGLEGDEGRFLLCNFWIIECLALSGKIAEGEKLLGITMAAANDLGLFSEEYDPYSKEMLGNSPQAFSHIGYINATATLIDSKLPHPRIRKAETGRHPQLNCPLNFETDLVRKSSYR
- a CDS encoding glycoside hydrolase family 15 protein; translation: MVAAATTSLPESIGGELNWDYRFNWLRDASFTLKAFFALGHTSEADTFIRWLHDTYRKNGRRDLMTMYSIHGEEPLQETHLNHLDGYRHSRPVRTGNAARSQQQ
- a CDS encoding response regulator — encoded protein: MVATLLCISLMFMQRLPSSFTPYFPFYWHACLTFVLPFTFTVNLLMNNFHELWLYWEIFMVFVLMMFVPNWLLFMFDLLAGVLGAILFHNLSVPYVPLNPAFNIPLYSIVIGFSIFAGYIFSFGNWNTLKELERKKAEEKYHALEALAGSIAHEMRNPLSQVRHNLDEILLELPQSRTSSDCTSLPKKNIETIQKRAIQAQMAINRGLQVITVTLGNFRNTDVTREDLACLSAMTVTRKAIEEYGYASEHERQMIHLSPGEDFIFLGEENNFSLMLYNLLENALQILQQVPDGRLAITIQRGESVNKILIRDNGPGIPPNILPRIFEPFFTSGKKNGTGLGLAFCQRVMKSFKGQITCKSEVGKFTEFALEFPVLDKATINKFESSLYAEYTPFLAGKNVLMVAIPEAYVPLIRQQLIPLKIGMDNAEDNNKALEMLETKHYDLVLADISQPKAGTVKLANSVKNKGRDIPVVVCRSSANSLVDNANNSITTIISMPPALPELLSAMKSSLEMVRETLKESLSGKTVLVADDLDFNRRVIKLMLNKLGITILEASNGLEALNILKSQPCDLLVIDMRMPVLDGFETAQRIRAMPSSYRDIPILGLSGNLDNATLKLAKESGINDSLLKPVKLKPFLQKVTAMLKVNTPAA
- a CDS encoding trehalase-like domain-containing protein gives rise to the protein MDRNISDYGVIGNMRTAALVSSNGSIDYCSPPYFDSPTVFAALLDERKGGYFSLKPAEAFSSKREYLSGTCILCTSFTTDNGKATLYDMTSCRLKKSSFTNAPRAFITAFASIKAK